In the Bacteroidales bacterium genome, one interval contains:
- a CDS encoding outer membrane lipoprotein carrier protein LolA yields MKSLKNFAIIFSIIFFCSNNIFAQEDTKAKPILDAVSAKMKSYTSMKIGFSYNMTNTKTNVNETKTGVIQVKGNKYRLEIGGQIVFCNGTTVWTYIEDDNEVNINNVSTQEDAANPTTILNNYSTNFKPKFIKETVQLGKTLQIIDLVPIKTKSYYKVRLYIDNTLKQIVSTVIYDKNGSTYSYTVTSFVTNVAMNDSIFIFNKADYPDVEENDMR; encoded by the coding sequence ATGAAATCATTAAAAAACTTTGCAATTATTTTTTCAATAATTTTTTTCTGTTCAAATAACATTTTTGCACAGGAAGACACCAAAGCCAAACCCATTCTCGATGCAGTAAGTGCAAAAATGAAGTCATATACTTCAATGAAAATAGGCTTTTCATATAACATGACCAATACCAAAACCAATGTTAATGAAACAAAAACAGGAGTAATACAGGTTAAGGGAAATAAATATCGCCTCGAAATAGGCGGTCAAATTGTTTTTTGCAACGGAACTACTGTATGGACATACATTGAAGATGATAATGAAGTAAATATAAATAATGTTTCGACACAGGAAGATGCTGCAAATCCGACTACGATTTTAAACAATTACAGTACGAATTTCAAACCAAAATTCATTAAAGAAACAGTTCAGTTAGGTAAAACACTTCAAATCATCGACCTTGTTCCGATAAAAACAAAATCGTATTACAAAGTCCGTTTATATATTGACAATACATTGAAACAAATAGTTAGCACTGTTATTTACGATAAAAACGGATCAACCTATTCTTATACGGTTACTTCATTCGTTACAAATGTTGCCATGAATGATAGTATATTCATATTCAACAAAGCCGATTATCCTGATGTTGAAGAAAACGATATGAGATAA
- a CDS encoding DNA translocase FtsK, with amino-acid sequence MADVKDKFKKNTLKNEEQTNTETEKPEKKKNNPKVKSKKTTVKVEAAPERFAFLKDERFHKVMGLFFLLASVYLFLAFTSYLISWKTDDNIFSRSFTSFLFDNSVIPENWMGRMGSFLAWIFIKKWFGIASFLFVLVFLVTGLKLLLNIRLLPIGLTYKYSFFAIIWISVALGFTFRAPYLILGGIFGYQSNIFLKGILGKAGTGLLLIFAFLSFLIIAYRFSFKWFRKVKQEMKQENPEEETEETENVEQNIFQKNSIIENIIEEKNETAETVIEFDLNKKKIKEEAPNKEPIIENNISNKKNEIEEIANPEVEFTVEKPAEIIEESDIEKIAEKLVKEKGTFDPTLDLRDFKLPSIDLLDDYEISSVGVQKEELEANKNRIVSTLNNYAIQIDKIKATIGPTVTLYEIIPAAGVRISKIKNLEDDIALSLSALGIRIIAPIPGKGTIGIEVPNQRPEIVPMKAILSSDKFLNNNFELPIGIGKTIANESFVADLTKMPHLLVAGATGQGKSVGLNAILTSLLFKKHPAQLKFVLIDPKRVELTLYSKIERHYLAKLPDVENAIITDTKQVVRTLNSLCLEMDARLDLMHDARVRNIKEYNEKFIGRKLNPEEGHRFLPYIVLVVDEFADLIITAGREVETPITRLAQLARAIGIHLIIATQRPSVNIITGTIKANFPARLAFRVISKIDSRTILDTGGADQLIGRGDMLLSTGSDLIRLQCAFVDTHEVERITEFIGSQRGYPNAFSLPEFNEENGEEPNKNMDPSERDELFEEAAHIIVSHQQGSTSLLQRKLKLGYNRAGRIVDQLEAVGIIGPFEGSKAREVKIKDLEHLEQFLKCL; translated from the coding sequence ATGGCAGACGTAAAAGACAAATTCAAAAAGAACACATTAAAGAACGAAGAGCAAACTAATACCGAAACAGAAAAACCTGAAAAGAAAAAAAATAATCCTAAGGTTAAATCTAAAAAAACTACGGTAAAAGTAGAAGCAGCTCCAGAACGTTTTGCATTCCTGAAAGATGAAAGATTTCATAAAGTTATGGGACTTTTCTTTCTTTTGGCATCAGTATATTTATTTCTGGCATTTACATCATATCTTATTTCATGGAAAACAGATGATAATATCTTTTCCCGCTCATTCACTTCTTTCCTTTTCGACAATAGTGTTATACCCGAGAACTGGATGGGTAGAATGGGATCATTCTTAGCATGGATATTTATAAAAAAGTGGTTTGGTATTGCTTCATTTTTATTTGTTTTGGTCTTCCTGGTAACTGGATTAAAATTACTTTTAAACATACGTTTATTACCAATTGGACTTACATATAAATATTCATTTTTTGCAATTATCTGGATTTCTGTTGCACTTGGATTTACCTTCAGAGCACCCTATTTAATATTAGGAGGTATTTTTGGATATCAATCCAATATATTTCTTAAAGGCATTCTTGGTAAAGCAGGAACAGGACTACTCCTGATATTTGCCTTTTTAAGTTTTCTAATTATTGCCTATCGCTTTTCTTTTAAATGGTTCAGGAAAGTAAAACAAGAAATGAAACAGGAAAATCCTGAAGAAGAAACAGAAGAAACAGAAAATGTGGAACAAAATATTTTTCAAAAAAATTCTATTATAGAAAATATAATTGAAGAAAAAAATGAAACAGCTGAAACTGTTATAGAATTTGACCTGAATAAAAAAAAAATAAAGGAAGAAGCTCCTAATAAAGAACCAATAATTGAAAACAATATATCCAATAAAAAAAACGAGATAGAAGAGATTGCCAACCCCGAAGTTGAGTTCACTGTTGAGAAACCAGCTGAAATTATTGAAGAAAGCGATATCGAGAAAATTGCTGAAAAATTAGTTAAGGAAAAAGGCACATTCGACCCTACTCTCGACCTTCGCGATTTTAAACTTCCATCAATAGACCTATTAGATGATTACGAAATAAGCAGTGTTGGTGTCCAGAAAGAAGAACTGGAAGCCAACAAAAACCGTATTGTTTCAACACTGAATAATTATGCTATTCAGATAGATAAAATTAAAGCAACCATTGGACCTACTGTAACATTATATGAAATAATACCGGCTGCAGGTGTTCGTATTTCTAAAATTAAAAATCTTGAAGACGATATTGCTTTAAGTCTCTCAGCGCTTGGGATCAGAATTATTGCGCCTATTCCCGGTAAAGGAACCATTGGTATTGAAGTGCCTAATCAACGACCTGAAATTGTTCCGATGAAAGCAATTTTATCATCCGATAAATTTCTGAATAATAATTTTGAGTTACCTATTGGAATTGGAAAAACAATTGCCAATGAAAGTTTTGTTGCCGACCTTACTAAAATGCCGCATTTACTAGTTGCCGGTGCAACCGGTCAGGGTAAATCTGTTGGATTGAATGCCATTCTTACTTCATTGCTATTTAAAAAACATCCGGCACAACTTAAATTCGTACTTATTGACCCAAAAAGAGTAGAGTTAACTTTATATTCAAAAATTGAACGTCATTATCTTGCAAAATTACCTGATGTAGAAAATGCAATTATTACTGACACAAAACAAGTTGTAAGGACATTGAATTCTTTATGCCTTGAAATGGATGCACGTTTAGATTTGATGCATGATGCAAGAGTAAGAAATATTAAAGAGTATAATGAAAAATTCATTGGCAGAAAATTAAATCCGGAAGAAGGTCATCGCTTCCTTCCATACATTGTTTTGGTTGTTGATGAATTTGCCGACCTTATTATTACTGCAGGCAGAGAAGTGGAAACGCCAATTACGCGTTTAGCACAGCTTGCAAGAGCAATCGGGATACATTTAATTATAGCCACTCAAAGACCATCAGTAAACATAATAACGGGTACAATAAAAGCAAATTTCCCGGCAAGACTTGCATTCCGTGTTATTTCAAAAATCGATTCACGTACAATTCTTGATACCGGTGGTGCCGACCAGCTAATTGGTCGCGGTGATATGTTGCTTTCAACAGGAAGCGACTTAATCCGATTACAATGTGCTTTTGTTGACACTCATGAAGTAGAAAGAATAACTGAATTCATAGGAAGTCAGCGTGGATATCCGAATGCATTTAGCCTTCCTGAGTTCAACGAAGAAAATGGAGAAGAACCTAATAAAAATATGGACCCCTCTGAAAGAGATGAATTATTTGAAGAAGCTGCACATATAATCGTTTCTCATCAGCAAGGTTCTACATCATTACTACAACGTAAATTAAAACTGGGATATAATCGCGCCGGAAGAATAGTTGACCAGTTGGAGGCTGTAGGTATAATAGGGCCTTTTGAAGGAAGCAAAGCCCGTGAAGTTAAAATTAAAGACCTTGAACATTTGGAACAATTTTTGAAATGCCTATAA